In the Cydia fagiglandana chromosome 5, ilCydFagi1.1, whole genome shotgun sequence genome, one interval contains:
- the LOC134664534 gene encoding uncharacterized protein LOC134664534 yields the protein MDSIQDLSAFQGAILSADNFHSFSKLISRGGNEEKVKYVLEKLSKFLNDKNYINENGVVQEKLDEYRKLALYIALNADLPILEEMTEMEGMQMVIWMIPTVPKYLLYEIFFNLHMQQFLYEIIAFSNPHLALQIADAFVTNMKYLNPVDQLDRVRIVAAALYRLICRLHFYHDGSDGELLNDALNNFQLCINKFTNPPNADKVLNMPKDDQYKYLGRSLSIMLNLIEECMLHFTSKQEFEAEGFNEIYLGTHHPESIATRTLNFKICDSPNDAILQCLNKCHALLLDDCTTQVMSVSVDIFCAWSEYEENGKSIQQSIGELCFKLRSILQGIPSISEHTLVGMLKQISREPLNHKDIINETDIEVIVEKINAHDDESPSWLSALLYKDDLCQNLTLMLLLESNIALLKEEQSQTLFEKIIDHLHDDQENSEYLKILAIKAFHQCNNTVKDEIITNQFSDNLHDKMENGDFTTMMTEIFNKLTVSDDADPSDILTVFLQNPKQTFMKIFKLAAENEKQTDIMLRVMDSLEKYCNFYYRQDTEPCIIKVGNNVLESSLDTDVKQSNFVNFISKLKQRNIIPGNKLLMLIIMPNLHKGLINKNVVGMNVQIKLLMAAYTIEELLEFRAPMLAMLAQVLEIVRWKFTSFEAAMPPTLELALQLQQEIFNTYEAEIPEKELKWLKSKLKNLQPLNMYYYRKLWDPPGSSFIEVITGLRIRKEMDVDQITSMLLQVLCSITYQEMSEIYDGLSVFGDDTTLEILQDAVLLVTVAEKSNRTDISWACLLNCYRNFIITIKNKYFKEPLTNDQIMNVVRKLVRIVNIVDEKYVNEFAAILMPLLSYIAEKRSDYSTDIANYIQEKVKKTQFSSILNQVFVSSTV from the exons ATGGACAGTATTCAAGACCTGTCAGCCTTCCAAGGTGCGATTTTATCAGCAGATAATTTCCATTCCTTTTCGAAGTTGATTTCAAGAGGAG GAAATGAGGAAAAAGTGAAATATGTTCTGGAGAAACTTTCGAAATTTTTGAATGACAAAAACTATATCAATGAGAATGGAGTGGTCCAAGAAAAACTGGATGAATATAGAAAGCTAGCGTTATACATTGCTTTAAATGCGGATCTGCCAATTCTGGAAGAGATGACTGAAATGGAAGGCATGCAGATGGTTATTTGGATGATACCCACTGTGCCCAAGTATCTTTTATATGAGATATTCTTTAATCTCCATATGCAGCAATTTCTATATGAAATAATAGCATTTTCCAACCCTCACCTGGCCTTGCAAATAGCGGATGCATTTGTTACCAACATGAAATATTTAAACCCTGTGGATCAGCTTGACAGAGTCCGCATAGTTGCCGCAGCTCTCTACAGGTTGATATGTAGACTGCATTTTTACCATGACGGTAGTGATGGGGAATTGTTGAATGATGCCTTAAATAACTTCCAGCTGTGTATCAATAAGTTCACAAACCCTCCTAATGCAGACAAGGTTCTGAATATGCCCAAAGATGATCAATACAAATACTTAGGAAGAAGCCTTAGTATCATGCTGAATCTGATTGAGGAATGCATGCTTCACTTCACAAGTAAGCAAGAGTTTGAAGCTGAAGGGTTTAATGAGATTTATCTGGGTACACACCATCCTGAAAGTATTGCAACAAGAACATTGAACTTCAAAATCTGTGATAGCCCAAATGATGCAATATTGCAGTGCCTAAATAAATGTCATGCATTATTGCTGGATGACTGCACAACTCAAGTAATGAGTGTCAGTGTTGACATATTTTGTGCCTGGAGTGAATATGAAGAGAATGGGAAAAGCATACAGCAAAGTATCGGAGAGCTCTGCTTTAAACTGCGCTCAATACTTCAGGGCATTCCTAGCATATCTGAACATACTCTAGTTGGTATGCTAAAACAGATATCCAGAGAACCTTTAAATCACAAAGATATCATCAATGAAACTGATATTGAAGTTATTGTAGAGAAAATCAATGCTCATGATGATGAAAGCCCTTCTTGGCTTAGTGCACTGCTGTATAAAGATGACTTGTGCCAAAATTTAACACTAATGCTTCTTCTAGAATCAAACATAGCACTGTTAAAAGAGGAACAAAGTCAAACATTATTTGAAAAGATCATTGATCATCTGCATGATGACCAGGAAAACAGTGAATATTTGAAAATTCTGGCCATAAAAGCATTCCATCAATGCAACAATACTGTTAAAGATGAAATCATCACAAACCAATTCAGTGACAACCTGCATGACAAAATGGAAAATGGAGATTTCACAACCATGATGACAGAGATATTCAACAAGCTAACTGTATCTGATGATGCCGATCCATCAGACATCTTGACAGTATTTCTTCAGAACCCTAAGCAAACATTTATGAAGATATTTAAATTAGCAGCAGAGAATGAGAAACAGACTGATATTATGTTAAGAGTAATGGACAGTTtagaaaaatattgcaatttttaCTACAGACAAGACACAGAACCATGCATCATTAAAGTCGGTAATAATGTACTGGAGAGTTCCTTAGACACTGATGTAAAGCAGagtaattttgtaaattttatcaGTAAGCTCAAACAACGGAATATAATTCCGGGGAATAAATTATTAATGTTAATAATAATGCCAAATTTGCACAAAGGgttaataaacaaaaatgttGTTGGGATGAATGtccaaattaaattattgatGGCAGCATACACTATTGAGGAGTTACTTGAATTCAGGGCGCCGATGTTGGCAATGTTGGCTCAAGTCCTAGAGATTGTAAGATGGAAGTTTACTTCATTTGAAGCAGCCATGCCACCAACATTGGAGTTGGCTTTACAGTTGCAACAAGAGATCTTTAACACTTATGAAGCTGAGATACCTG AAAAAGAACTAAAGTGGCTAAAGAGCAAACTGAAGAATTTGCAGCCTCTGAACATGTACTACTACAGGAAGCTCTGGGACCCTCCTGGCAGCAGTTTCATTGAGGTCATCACTGGACTTCGCATAAGAAAGGAGATGGATGTGGATCAAATCACATCCATGCTGTTACAa GTATTATGCTCCATTACTTATCAAGAGATGTCAGAAATATATGATGGCTTGTCAGTCTTCGGAGATGACACAACCCTGGAAATACTACAAGATGCTGTATTACTGGTCACAGTAGCAGAGAAGTCAAACAGGACAGACATTTCATGGGCATGTCTGCTCAACTGCTATAGGAACTTCATTATTACTATAAAG AACAAATATTTCAAGGAGCCTCTCACCAACGATCAAATAATGAACGTCGTGCGAAAACTAGTGAGGATTGTCAATATAGTTGACGAAAAATACGTGAACGAATTCGCAGCAATTTTGATGCCACTGCTCTCATACATTGCGGAAAAAAGAAGTGATTACTCCACAGATATCGCCAATTATATACAAGAGAAAGTTAAAAAGACACAGTTTTCTTCGATACTCAATCAAGTTTTCGTTAGCTCTACTGTATAA
- the LOC134664532 gene encoding ATP-dependent DNA helicase DDX11 — MDVQFPFPFEPYEIQKKFMRELYATIEKYNLGIFESPTGTGKSLSICCGALQWQKDSYKKYLESLQKEIADLKQKMSSIQTTDNWLEEKFEEITIKRNLIALQLKLATHKKRIDLFNEMKQRVKKKEKHDVKKTIDYKNKNTDDLEVDNKENGEDKEDVDLILEECEKDSESEDEGEETEENENNDTKIYISSRTHSQLSQFIGEIKRTVFKEDTRVVTLASRQHYCINTEVSRLKNVNLINERCLDMQKSKNKSTSVDEDGKVLKKTKTKSCTSCPYYNHSNITRLKETMLVEMMDIEDLVKCGKTLKACPYYASRMALEDAEVVLVSHAGMVSAGARSGVSLKLHNNVLILDEAHGLTAALENAHSAPVSAKQLTAVRTFLKLYIDKYRARLSSKNLLTLNQVSFVVGKLVGMIKPKSTAEKQDDTTIMTLEDFVIKAEIDHMNLRPLVEFCRKTRLAPKLHGFSMRYSQQALQEESKRTVDKKSSFQDFLSNISKKKTEVIEKVKEEMKPAIQAPTETSAGSGLYAILDFLDRLCDRSENGRVLVQSGENGLLKYLLLNPAEHFSDVVKQCRSVILAGGTMEPISEFKDLLKTEGKEVNVVKCGHVVPPDNVLGVCLSKGPSNVSLNFSYENRMSKELLKEVSSILRNVCSIVPGGVVCFLPSYSYEKTVYEHLVANKVIETISKKKSIFREPKSAAEVDQVLNKFAAAVKSRDGNRNGALMLSVVGGKLSEGLNFSDDLGRCIIVIGMPYPNVKSPELQEKINYLNRTNGSGSAYYENLCMKAVNQCIGRAVRHARDYACVLMVDDRYSRPHTMAALPSFVQKSLMSNCSFGPTVGSMAKFFSKHKNS; from the exons ATGGATGTTCAATTTCCATTTCCTTTTGAACCATACGAAATTCAAAAGAAATTTATGCGTGAATTGTACGCCACTATTGAAAAATACAATCTAGGTATCTTTGAGAGCCCTACAGGAACC GGAAAGTCGTTGAGCATTTGCTGTGGAGCGCTACAGTGGCAGAAAGATAGTTATAAAAAATATCTGGAATCTTTACAGAAGGAAATTGccgatttaaaacaaaaaatgtCAAGTATACAga CTACCGATAACTGGCTGGAAGAAAAATttgaagaaataacaataaaaagaaATCTGATAGCATTACAATTAAAACTTGCAACCCACAAAAAGAGGATAGACTTGTTTAATGAAATGAAACAAAGAGTGAAGAAGAAAGAAAAACATGATGTAAAGAAAACTATAGATTATAAAAATAAGAATACAGATGATTTGGAAGTAGATAATAAGGAAAACGGAGAAGATAAAGAAGATGTAGATTTGATTTTGGAAGAGTGTGAAAAGGACAGTGAATCTGAAGATGAAGGTGAAGAAACTGAagaaaatgaaaataatgataCTAAG ATATACATTAGCAGCAGGACTCACAGTCAGCTGTCCCAGTTCATTGGTGAAATAAAGAGGACAGTGTTCAAAGAAGACACAAGAGTGGTTACCCTGGCTTCCAGGCAACACTATTGCATCAATACTGAGGTGTCCAGGCTgaaaaatgttaatttaattaatgaaaG ATGCTTAGACATGCAAAAATCCAAAAACAAATCAACATCAGTAGACGAAGACGGCAAAGTCCTTAAGAAAACGAAAACAAAATCCTGCACTTCCTGTCCTTATTACAACCATAGCAACATAACGCGCCTGAAAGAGACGATGCTAGTCGAAATGATGGATATCGAGGATTTGGTGAAATGCGGAAAAACGCTCAAGGCTTGTCCGTATTACGCTTCGAGGATGGCTCTTGAAGATGCTGAG GTGGTGTTAGTAAGCCACGCGGGCATGGTGAGCGCCGGCGCCCGGTCCGGCGTCTCGCTCAAGCTTCACAACAACGTGCTGATACTAGACGAAGCGCACGGCCTCACAGCTGCCTTGGAGAACGCACATTCCGCACCAGTGTCCGCCAA GCAACTAACTGCTGTGAGAACATTCTTGAAGTTATACATCGACAAGTATAGAGCCAGACTGAGCAGTAAGAACCTCTTGACGCTGAACCAAGTGAGCTTCGTTGTGGGAAAACTCGTTG GTATGATAAAACCCAAATCTACAGCCGAAAAACAAGACGACACAACTATAATGACCCTTGAGGACTTCGTTATAAAGGCTGAAATCGATCACATGAACTTGAGACCGCTGGTAGAATTCTGTCGAAAAACTCGCCTGGCTCCTAAACTACACGGGTTTTCTATGCGGTACAGTCAGCAGGCGTTACAGGAGGAGAGCAAACGTACAGTCGACAAAAAAAGTTCGTTCCAAGATTTCTTGAGCAACATCTCTAAGAAGAAAACTGAGGTCATAGAAAAAGTGAAAGAAGAAATGAAACCGGCAATacag GCCCCCACAGAAACCTCAGCAGGCAGCGGCCTGTACGCCATTCTAGACTTTCTGGATAGACTCTGCGATCGCAGCGAGAACGGACGAGTACTAGTCCAGAGCGGCGAGAATGGTCTATTGAAGTACTTGTTGTTGAATCCGGCCGAGCATTTCTCGGATGTCGTCAAACAGTGTCGATCT GTGATTTTAGCTGGAGGAACCATGGAGCCTATCAGCGAATTCAAAGACCTACTGAAGACCGAGGGCAAAGAAGTGAACGTGGTGAAATGCGGTCACGTTGTGCCGCCGGACAATGTATTAGGAGTCTGCCTGTCCAAGGGACCCTCTAACGTCAGTCTTAACTTCTCCTATGAGAACAGGATGAGTAAAGAATTG TTAAAAGAAGTGAGCAGCATCTTACGAAACGTGTGTAGCATCGTACCAGGCGGCGTAGTTTGTTTCCTACCATCATATTCCTACGAGAAAACAGTCTATGAGCACTTAGTTGCGAACAAAGTCATCGAAACTATTTCTAAGAAGAAATCCATCTTCCGCGAACCGAAATCTGCTGCTGAAGTTGATCAG GTTTTGAATAAGTTTGCTGCAGCTGTTAAAAGTAGAGATGGGAATCGAAATGGCGCGTTGATGTTAAGCGTTGTAGGTGGAAAACTAAGCGAGGGGCTCAATTTCAG CGACGACCTAGGCCGCTGCATCATAGTAATCGGTATGCCGTACCCAAACGTAAAATCCCCTGAACTCCAAGAAAAAATTAACTATCTAAACAGAACTAACGGCTCAGGGAGTGCGTACTACGAGAATTTGTGTATGAAGGCGGTCAACCAATGCATAG GTCGTGCTGTGCGCCATGCTAGGGACTACGCCTGCGTGCTGATGGTCGACGACAGGTATTCGAGGCCGCACACTATGGCGGCTTTGCCATCTTTTGTGCAA AAATCCCTGATGTCTAACTGCAGTTTTGGTCCTACTGTTGGGAGCATGGCGAAATTTTTTTCTAAGCACAAAAACTCttga